A stretch of Vairimorpha necatrix chromosome 2, complete sequence DNA encodes these proteins:
- a CDS encoding putative SP-containing protein: MLFIILYQVYALLSFNIESNSHEVYATSKNIPTSTYKSQNSNYDLKDINNQPFYIHYDYVDIENLKKISKIVFRTLMYDSSVIEIMYSFFNVSKPINSNVMKKLERKFQKDVTLFLLNIRPRRKSRNLNSFIQTLAYNSYKLIYHLSRNYKINTSTDRTILMYSIRNNIKLKVKTEFQREIEKLFDDDVLFEVFENQKMFLEGFVNSSSKYNTTQNVVTAKVPLSYKKNEITDKFKRQKVLSNNFIRFG; the protein is encoded by the coding sequence atgttatttattattttatatcaagTTTATGCTTTGTTGTCCTTTAATATAGAATCAAATTCACATGAAGTCTATGCAacatctaaaaatataccGACGTCAACATACAAATCACAAAATAGTAACtatgatttaaaagatataaataatcAGCCATTTTACATTCATTATGATTATGTtgatattgaaaatttaaaaaaaatatccaaAATTGTATTTAGAACTTTAATGTATGATTCTTCGGTCATAGAAATTAtgtattctttttttaatgtatcaAAACCAATAAATTCAAATGTAATGAAAAAACTAGAAcgtaaatttcaaaaagaCGTTACATTATTTCTATTAAACATAAGACCTCGAAGAAAATCAAGAAATCTCAACAGTTTTATACAAACTTTAGCATATAATAGCTATAAACTGATTTATCATTTAAGTAGAAATTATAAGATTAATACTAGCACAGATAGAACCATACTAATGTACAgtataagaaataatatcaaattaaaagtaaaaacaGAATTTCAGAGGGAGATAGAAAAATTGTTTGATGATGATGTATTATTTGAAGTGTttgaaaatcaaaaaatgtttttagagGGTTTTGTAAACTCTAGtagtaaatataatacaacACAAAATGTCGTTACGGCTAAAGTTCCtttatcatataaaaaaaatgaaataacagataaatttaaacgCCAAAAGGTATTAagcaataattttattcgCTTTGggtaa